From the genome of Haloferax sp. Atlit-12N:
TCCGCGCCATCCGGGTCGTCCCCCGCGGCGTTCGGGTCGGCGACGGGAGCGGCACAGCCGGCGACGACGAGGAGAAGGGCGGAGAGAACGGCGGCGAGGCGACGGCGATTCATAGCGGGTGCAGGGGTGGAAGACGAAAAAGCGTCTCGGCGTGGGGGGTCAACAGATTGCGACGACGGACGTGTACGTCTCGTTTTCGTACCGGACGTACGGTCGTTCCACCCAGAACTCGTAGGCGTCGGTCTGCTCGGGGAACGACGCCGCGCCGGCGCTCGCTGCGGAGTCTGACTCGCCGACTGCCGCGTCGAACTCCGCGCGCCGCTCTGTCGAGAGGTTCGCGTAGTCGAAGACGGTTGCGTCACCCGGGACCTCGTCCGCGGGGTCGACCGAAAGCGAGGCGTTGCAGTCGAAGTACCACTCGGTCTCCGTCGCGGTCGGCGAGTCGGTCGGTGTGAGTTCCGTCGTCGAAGTCGGCGTTTCCGTCGTCACCGACGGCGACTCACCCGGCGCGTCGGCAGTCGGGACGCCGACACAGCCGGAGAGGACGGCGAGCGCGGCGAGCGCCGCCAGCGGGAGGGTTCGAACGCGGGACATACCACGGTCGGCGTCGTCTCGCGGCAAGTGCTTTGTCACCGGGTGGGCGAAACAGGACGGGAAAATCAGAGCGAAACGCGGAGCCGACTTAGCCGGCGAGCCCCGGCCGAATCTCGTCCACGTCGGCGGGTGCCGGGCCGTTGACGATGACGACGCGGTCGCCGGTGCGGACGACACGGAAGGCGTCGTTGAATGAACCGTCCTCGATGACGTAGATGCCGTCGTCACGCTGGGTGGCGTCGTGGGCGCTGAGGATGTTCAGGTAGGCGTCGTGGAACTCCTGTGCGTCGCCGTCGGTGTCCCACTCGGTCACCCAGACGTAGCCGTACTCGGTCTCCGCGCCGGCCTCGTTACGGTAGGGGAACAGGCGGTCGTTCGCCCAGCCGTTCGACGGCGCGGCGTCGTAGTTGTACGTGTCGTACTCCGAGGTCGTGTCGAGGATGGACTGGACGCGGACGGTCTCCGCGCCAGACGTGCGGGCCTGGTACCAGAACATCGAGAACATCGACGCTTCGCCGACCGTGTCGGAGCCCTCGACGCCCTGACCGGGGAAGGTGGTCCAGCCGTTCGTCCCCTCGTCGGCGAAGGAGATGGGACGGGGCGACTCGTCGGTCACGTGGATGGTCTGTTCGGAGGACACCGGCGGGTTGCGCAGGGCGTCGTTGACGGCCTCCCAGCCGCCCTGTTCGTACAGGTCGTGGACGTAGACCGGGCCGTCGGAGTACGGCTGGTAGATGGTGAGGAGGATGCCGAGATTCGGGCCGCCGCCGCCCGACCCGCCGCCGGAGCCGCCCGCGGCGGGCGTGACGACGCAGTCCCACGTGCCGGCCGCGCACTGGTCGACGTACTGCTGTTCGACGTATCTGGCGTCGCCCTCGACGATGCCGTCGATGGCGAGGTCGCCGTCCTGCGTCTCGCCGCGGAAGCGGGCGTCGGTCAGGTCGAAGTGCTGGTCCTGCAGGGCGTGGACCAGTTCGTGGATGAGCGTGGTGTTGTCGATGGTCGGCTCGTCGGTCGAGCTGGTGACGATTTTAATCTCGTCGGCGGACGGCGAGTAGAAGCCGAGGACCGAACTGCCGGTCGTCTCGGAGATGGCGCTCGCGCTTCCGGTCGATTCACCGGTGATAAAGAGTGCCTCCCACACCTGGTCGTTCCAGCGGTTGAACTCGGAGTCTGCCGACCCCGAGTTGTTGGCGCTGTCGCGCCGGTAGTCTGCGCGGGAGATGACGTTCACGGGGACGCGCTCGTCGAACTCCAACTGCCGGAGGTGTTCGACGCGGGCCATCCCGCGGGCGACGTACGCATCCA
Proteins encoded in this window:
- a CDS encoding Hvo_1808 family surface protein, whose translation is MRTTGLRAVFAAVLLVLAGCAAPTAAPGGDAQPATPDPDREGFADPDQDVLGWEDGYWYDEPIAVDQSDGLNDSEMDAYVARGMARVEHLRQLEFDERVPVNVISRADYRRDSANNSGSADSEFNRWNDQVWEALFITGESTGSASAISETTGSSVLGFYSPSADEIKIVTSSTDEPTIDNTTLIHELVHALQDQHFDLTDARFRGETQDGDLAIDGIVEGDARYVEQQYVDQCAAGTWDCVVTPAAGGSGGGSGGGGPNLGILLTIYQPYSDGPVYVHDLYEQGGWEAVNDALRNPPVSSEQTIHVTDESPRPISFADEGTNGWTTFPGQGVEGSDTVGEASMFSMFWYQARTSGAETVRVQSILDTTSEYDTYNYDAAPSNGWANDRLFPYRNEAGAETEYGYVWVTEWDTDGDAQEFHDAYLNILSAHDATQRDDGIYVIEDGSFNDAFRVVRTGDRVVIVNGPAPADVDEIRPGLAG